CAATTACTTCTTTTAGCGTATTGATTGTGCCGACATTGCCAGGGAAAATGATGTAAGATGAATCGGGGAATTTGCTTTCTTGTCCTATTTTCCATACGGGAATTCCGGGTTTTATTTGGCCAGCTACTGTCGCACGCTTAACCGATAGTCCAATTGTACCCACGCTTGAAGAAGTAATTCCGCCTTTTGCAACAATGTATTTTGGCTGTACCTGTAAATTGTAAACAATACTTGTCACAGCATTTGAAATTTTAACAGCTAATTGAAGTTCGTTTTCACCTTGATTTTCTCCTAAATCTAGCCTCTCGCGACGAGTGTAATACACAACGGATTTACCTGCTCTGATTAGCTCTTCGCAAGTAGTGCGAACACGTTGAACCTCTTGTTGAAACTTCTCATCATCATGCACAAGATGAACATCAAGCTCTACCCCTGTGACAAGACCACTATCCAGAAGTGCGTATAATTGGTCTGTTGTTTTTTGCACATGGGAACCAACTACAATCAGTCCCCCGCTGGACGACTTATCTGTCAGCAGCTCATCTCTTGATAAAAGCGGCTTATCCGAAATACCGCCTAAAACTTTTGTTAAAGAAGCGGCACTCCTAAAAATATATGATTTCCCTGCTTTCATGACTTGCAGCAAGGCAGTAACAAATATTTCAACATCGCTATAAGCTGCTGCATTCACAACAATTTTCCTAAAATTTTTTGCTGCTAGTAATTGCGCTTGTATGGCTTTCAGATTTTGTGAGCGTAAGTCTTCAAGCGTGATATAAATTGTATCTTCTTTTGTATAAGCACCTTTTGTTTTTTCTTCAATCCATTCGCCCAAATGAGAGGAAACAAAACCAAAAGTACGGTCTTTTGCAAATTCAGTTTCACCTGCTGGAACAAGTTCATCTCCATACTGAACATAATGAATATTTTGGATTGTTAAACGACCGCCTTCTTCAAAAAAAGGAATAATAATTTCCCCATCAAACGTTGTATCAGAAATTTCTTCAATTGAAGTTTTCAATGTTTCCGTCTCTAGAGGGTAATGGCCTCGCAATGTGGAATCCCCTCGACTAATCAACACATAAGGCTTTCCTTCTTGCAAAGAAATAGCATGTACACGGTGTGCGATGTCCCGATGGACGACTGCTGTTTCCTCTGCTGAAAAACTGCGGGAGTTTGTTAACAGAAAAAAAACCCGATTCTTTTCGCGAAATCCTTGCTTAATGCTTTCTTCTGTCCAATCCGTATAAACCGAAACACCATGAACGGTTTGAACACCGGTTGGGTCATCATCAAGAACAACGATTTTATGATAAAAACTCCTTAGCTCATCCTTTAATTGAATTTGAATTTGCTTATGATTCGATTCAAGAAGGCTCGAAAACACTTCTGATGTTTTTTTCGTTACCATGATGATTGCCCCTCTCTTGAAACTTCAACATTCGCTAATTTCTCATAATGTTGGACAATGCTTGCGTGATCGAGCCTATCTTTTCCATCTGCCTTTAAACTATAAAAAATTTCTAAAAGTTGCGCCGATAATGGCAGTGGAACAGCTAGCTCATGTGCAGTATTCATTACATTTTTTATATCTTTCAGATTAATGTCGACACGGCCACCCGCTTGAAAGTTTCGATTAAGAATCATTGGCATTTTAGCATCCATTACGGTGCTTCCCGCAAGTCCACCACGAATTGCCTCATACATTTTCTCCACATGAATACCGGCTTTTGTCGCTAACACAAGTGCTTCGGAAATAGCAGCAATATTTAAATTTACGATTATTTGATTGGCTAGCTTTGCTGTCGTGCCACAGCCTGAATCACCAACATGAACGATGTTACTCCCCATATTCCCAAGAATGTCTTTTACCCTTTCAAATACCTCTTCCTTTCCACCAACCATAATTGTCAATGTTCCATCAATTGCTTTTGGCTCCCCACCACTAACTGGTGCATCAAGGAAATGGACGCCTCGATTGGCAGAGAGCTCGAACATATCTTTTGATTCCGACGGTGTGACTGAACTCATGTCGATAATAATCATATCCGGACGAGCACCTTCCATTACCCCATGTTCGCCGAAAATTGCTTGGAAAACATCTGCCCCTTGCGGTAACATTGTAATCACCACATCACTTGTTAATGCTACTTCCTTACTAGAAGCTGCCTTGTTAGCGCCTTCTTGTGCAAGCATATCAACTGTGGTTGTATTTATATCGAATACAGTCACATCATTACCTTTTTTTAAAAGGTTGCGAACCATTGGTGCCCCCATAATGCCCAGTCCAATAAATCCTATTTTTTTCTTCATTTTGACTTCAGCTCCAATCTAGTTGTTTATTAATCAGTGATACATACCTTTTTCGTATCTAAAGCATCGCTATTAAACAAGTAAATTATAACCCTGGTAAAATCCCTTGGAATATGCTGAGAATGTAGACGAATAGTAATACGGTTACACCTGATAAGAAGCCCCCAATAGTCCAAACTCTTATAGTTTCTGTTATAGATAAACGTCCAAATTTACTTACTACCCAGAATCCAGAATCGTTAGGAAGTGATAAACCGACGCCGCCTGCACAAATTGCAAGACCCAGTAAGACTGGCGATACGCCAAGATCCGTCGCTAACGGCCCCATAATTGCAGATGTTGTCACAAGCGCAACCGTGGCAGACCCAAGCGATGCACGAAGAATTTGCGAAAATAAAAATGCAAGCAATAATGCAGGCATGTTAAGCCCTTGCATCATAGCAATTAGTAAATCACCGATGCCTGTCTCTTGAACCACTTTACCAAAGGAACCACCTGCTCCAGTAATAAGGATGACCAAACCACATTGATCAAATGCTTTGGCAAACATGATTTTAGAATCTTCCTTGATGTATGGCTTTAAGGTAAAAATCGCGACAACTAAACTAATTAACAGCGCAACATTTTTATCTCCGATAACGGAAAATATAGTTGGAATGAAATGTTCTGGGTTGCCTCTGAACAGTAAATTCATGAATGTGTTCGATAAAATCAAAATAATTGGTAAAGCGAGTATGCTAAATGAAAGAACTGTTGAAATTTCTTTTCTGTCAGCAATTGTGCTATTTCCTTCAGACATTTCATAATCATCAAGACGTCCATTATTTGCAATGCGCTTCCCGATAAACTTTCCATACATGACGCCACCTACGAGTACGCCAGGAATGGAAACAAGCAATCCATAAAGAAGAAATACTCCGATATCCGAGCCTGTATGGTCAGCAACCACTAATGGCCCTGGTGTGGGGATAATTAAACTATGGGCAGTAATTAATCCAATCGAAAGAATTGCAACAAAAGTAGAAAGTGCTATTTTTGTTTTAAGGGAAATATTTTGGATTAATTTATGTAAAATAATAAACGCTGCATCAAAGAATACAGGAATTGAAACAGTAATCGATGTCATTGCAATAGCGTAAGGAGATTTTTTCACCCCAAAGACGCTTAGCATCCCAGTAGCAATTTTATTAATGGCCCCTGATGATGCTAAAAATTGACCAAATAATATTCCAAGTCCAATTAAAATACCAACACCAGCTAGTGTATTGCCAAATCCGGTAGCGATAATGCCAGGGATTTCTTTCGCAGGAATGCCTGACAATAAGCCAAGACCAAGGGCAACGACTAAAAGAGAGACGAAGGCATCCCATTTGAATCTAATAATAAGGACAAATAAAACAATTAAAGCAAGAACAAATCCAAAAATGAGTGTATGACCTGTTAACATTGTAGTGTATCCTCCTTAAGTAAAAAGTTAGTTAAGGTGACAACGCTTACATTTTATTTATCATTTACTTCTTCATTCTAGTAACAGCTAATCTTGAACGATTAATGGCTTCTTTTACATGACTCCCTCCGATTGCAACAACCCTTGTAAATAAGGTGTCAATTAAAGCAAGTTGCATGAGGCGACTGACCATCGCATCCGATCGCTTTTCTGTCTCTTGCGCCTGCGTAAGAAGCAACGTATCAGCCATTTGAGCAAGCGTTGTGTTTGAATTCGATGTAATAACAATGACAAATGCTCCATTTTTTTGACTTATTTTCACTACCTCTATAATATTGACCGTTTCTCCGGAATGCGATATGACAATGACAACATCATCTTTACTCATATGGTTCGCATAAATCGCTTGGTAATGTGGATCCTTTACAGCGATTGTCGTACCGCCCATTCTCATAAATTTATGAGCACCATCTTCTGCAATGTTACCTGAAAGACCTTGTCCGAAAAAAAACAACCTGTCTGCTTTTGAGATAATTTGAACCGCTTCTTCCATCTGTTGAACGTTTATTTTTTCTTTTGTCATCGACATCGCTGTAGCAAGCTGATCGGCCATTTTATCGAATACGACATCAGCAAGATCTTCATCCTTAATCTCATTGTAATTCCCTATTGATGTGATACCGTTATTTACTTGTTCTTGAGCAAGCGCTACTTTTAACTCTTGGTAACTAGTATAACCAAGCTTTCTATACAGTCGAACAACACTCGGCTCACTCACCTTGCTCAATAGTGAAAGTTCGTTCATTGATAGCAAAAAAGGTTGCTCATGCATTTTTAGCTGCTCAACTATCTTCCTCTCAGAAATTGTTAGCGAGTTCATTTTGCTATTAATTCTTTCTTCAAAGCTTAACAATTGAAAATCACCTCCTAAATTTATTTGTAATTTTACTACACAAAAAAAGCGTGATACAAGTTTTTTTAGAAAAAAAGACATAATATCGTTATTATTTTTTCAATTACATCATATATATATTAAAAAATGTAGTGAAATTACAAAAAGTGAAATGCCGTTTCACAGGAAGAAATAACATCGATTCGGAGCAGACAGCATGCACAAAGTTAAAATGATTCTCACACACTGAATAATGAAACCTCCAGTCTTGCTTATTCGTATAGTAAGTAAATTGGAGGTTTTTTTATGGCAACATTTACACTTACATATTCCCAAGCATTTGATAGACCGTCAAAGTACCCTATCCTAAATAGTCACCATGAAACAGTTTGTATTCTCCAACCTGTCGAACGTTCCAATATTGTGAAAGTACTGAATGTAGCTGCGCTAGTAGCAACACAACAATCGTTGCCACATCGCTATGAAACGCGCACTACGAAAGGAGAAGCTCTTTTTCAAGTGCGTTCCACATTGTTAACACA
This DNA window, taken from Lysinibacillus sp. FSL M8-0337, encodes the following:
- a CDS encoding MurR/RpiR family transcriptional regulator, encoding MLSFEERINSKMNSLTISERKIVEQLKMHEQPFLLSMNELSLLSKVSEPSVVRLYRKLGYTSYQELKVALAQEQVNNGITSIGNYNEIKDEDLADVVFDKMADQLATAMSMTKEKINVQQMEEAVQIISKADRLFFFGQGLSGNIAEDGAHKFMRMGGTTIAVKDPHYQAIYANHMSKDDVVIVISHSGETVNIIEVVKISQKNGAFVIVITSNSNTTLAQMADTLLLTQAQETEKRSDAMVSRLMQLALIDTLFTRVVAIGGSHVKEAINRSRLAVTRMKK
- the garR gene encoding 2-hydroxy-3-oxopropionate reductase, whose product is MKKKIGFIGLGIMGAPMVRNLLKKGNDVTVFDINTTTVDMLAQEGANKAASSKEVALTSDVVITMLPQGADVFQAIFGEHGVMEGARPDMIIIDMSSVTPSESKDMFELSANRGVHFLDAPVSGGEPKAIDGTLTIMVGGKEEVFERVKDILGNMGSNIVHVGDSGCGTTAKLANQIIVNLNIAAISEALVLATKAGIHVEKMYEAIRGGLAGSTVMDAKMPMILNRNFQAGGRVDINLKDIKNVMNTAHELAVPLPLSAQLLEIFYSLKADGKDRLDHASIVQHYEKLANVEVSREGQSSW
- a CDS encoding gluconate:H+ symporter; the encoded protein is MLTGHTLIFGFVLALIVLFVLIIRFKWDAFVSLLVVALGLGLLSGIPAKEIPGIIATGFGNTLAGVGILIGLGILFGQFLASSGAINKIATGMLSVFGVKKSPYAIAMTSITVSIPVFFDAAFIILHKLIQNISLKTKIALSTFVAILSIGLITAHSLIIPTPGPLVVADHTGSDIGVFLLYGLLVSIPGVLVGGVMYGKFIGKRIANNGRLDDYEMSEGNSTIADRKEISTVLSFSILALPIILILSNTFMNLLFRGNPEHFIPTIFSVIGDKNVALLISLVVAIFTLKPYIKEDSKIMFAKAFDQCGLVILITGAGGSFGKVVQETGIGDLLIAMMQGLNMPALLLAFLFSQILRASLGSATVALVTTSAIMGPLATDLGVSPVLLGLAICAGGVGLSLPNDSGFWVVSKFGRLSITETIRVWTIGGFLSGVTVLLFVYILSIFQGILPGL
- a CDS encoding four-carbon acid sugar kinase family protein, whose amino-acid sequence is MVTKKTSEVFSSLLESNHKQIQIQLKDELRSFYHKIVVLDDDPTGVQTVHGVSVYTDWTEESIKQGFREKNRVFFLLTNSRSFSAEETAVVHRDIAHRVHAISLQEGKPYVLISRGDSTLRGHYPLETETLKTSIEEISDTTFDGEIIIPFFEEGGRLTIQNIHYVQYGDELVPAGETEFAKDRTFGFVSSHLGEWIEEKTKGAYTKEDTIYITLEDLRSQNLKAIQAQLLAAKNFRKIVVNAAAYSDVEIFVTALLQVMKAGKSYIFRSAASLTKVLGGISDKPLLSRDELLTDKSSSGGLIVVGSHVQKTTDQLYALLDSGLVTGVELDVHLVHDDEKFQQEVQRVRTTCEELIRAGKSVVYYTRRERLDLGENQGENELQLAVKISNAVTSIVYNLQVQPKYIVAKGGITSSSVGTIGLSVKRATVAGQIKPGIPVWKIGQESKFPDSSYIIFPGNVGTINTLKEVIEVLEGEIK